A stretch of Girardinichthys multiradiatus isolate DD_20200921_A chromosome 20, DD_fGirMul_XY1, whole genome shotgun sequence DNA encodes these proteins:
- the vamp3 gene encoding vesicle-associated membrane protein 3 isoform X1 has translation MKSLQEGMGAKGLIVMALVTNICEGALLGKSSAYGFLQKVRERRGLECFPEGCSTEISEAEELIDVNVGYKESDSILYNGAVASKEINHKYEKPTTETVSDEGSGM, from the exons ATGAAGAGTCTGCAAGAAGGCATGGGTGCAAAAGGATTGATTGTGATGGCCCTGGTCACCAACATCTGTGAAGGAG CATTGCTTGGGAAATCATCAGCATATGGCTTCCTGCAGAAAGTGAGGGAAAGGCGTGGACTGGAGTGTTTCCCTGAAGGATGTAGCACAGAAATCAGCGAGGCTGAGGAGCTGATAGACGTCAATGTTGGATAC AAGGAGAGTGACAGCATCCTGTACAACGGAGCAGTGGCCAGTAAAGAAATAAACCAC aaatatgAGAAACCCACAACTGAAACTGTGTCGGATGAAGGATCTGGAATGTAG